A genomic region of Verrucomicrobiota bacterium contains the following coding sequences:
- a CDS encoding PIG-L family deacetylase, protein MTSTSPTVTLPGRSRREFLALAPQAAAGLAFAPAFAADERKIPPADGKLRIICFGAHPDDCELQAGGTGALWASLGHHVKFVSVTNGDIGHWREAGGPLALRRMREVQEASRILGTHVEVLDIHDGELEPNLENRRKITRLIREWRADLVFAPRPNDYHPDHRYTGILVQDASYMVAVPFITPDVPPLKSNPVFLYYTDRFQKPNPSAPDIAINIDPVMERKLDALAVMESQFLEGGALGHAGLLPKTPEDRVKRVAAVRAAHAGRNLSLANRYRPKLVEWYGADAGAKVKHAEAFELTEYGRQPDKAEFKRLFPFVG, encoded by the coding sequence ATGACCTCAACCTCTCCGACCGTCACGCTGCCCGGCCGTTCGCGCCGGGAGTTTCTCGCGCTCGCCCCGCAAGCCGCCGCGGGGCTGGCCTTCGCGCCCGCGTTCGCCGCGGATGAACGCAAGATTCCGCCCGCGGACGGCAAGCTGCGCATCATTTGTTTCGGCGCGCACCCGGACGATTGCGAGTTGCAGGCGGGCGGCACCGGCGCGTTGTGGGCGTCGCTCGGGCACCACGTGAAGTTCGTCTCCGTGACCAACGGTGACATCGGCCACTGGCGCGAAGCCGGCGGTCCGCTGGCCTTGCGCCGCATGCGCGAAGTGCAGGAAGCCTCGCGCATCCTCGGCACGCACGTCGAGGTGCTCGACATCCACGACGGCGAGCTGGAGCCGAATCTGGAAAACCGCCGCAAGATCACCCGCCTCATCCGCGAGTGGCGCGCCGACCTCGTCTTCGCGCCGCGGCCGAACGACTACCATCCCGACCACCGTTACACCGGCATCCTCGTGCAGGACGCCAGCTACATGGTCGCCGTGCCGTTCATCACGCCAGACGTGCCGCCGCTGAAGTCCAACCCGGTCTTCCTCTACTACACGGACCGTTTCCAGAAACCCAACCCGTCCGCGCCCGACATCGCGATCAACATCGACCCGGTGATGGAAAGGAAGCTCGACGCGCTCGCCGTGATGGAGTCGCAGTTCCTCGAGGGCGGAGCGCTCGGACACGCCGGGTTGCTGCCGAAGACGCCCGAGGACCGCGTGAAGCGCGTCGCCGCCGTCCGCGCCGCGCACGCCGGGCGCAATCTCTCGCTTGCCAACCGCTATCGCCCCAAGCTCGTCGAGTGGTATGGCGCCGACGCGGGCGCGAAGGTGAAACACGCCGAGGCCTTCGAACTCACCGAATACGGCCGCCAGCCGGACAAGGCGGAATTCAAGCGGCTGTTTCCGTTCGTGGGGTGA
- a CDS encoding M20/M25/M40 family metallo-hydrolase: protein MPLTSPSVCRNSTPANRALRGGFALALIVLLPLAPARAQQPAPNADAPTNALAFRITNTNDPIERIKDEGLNRSQVMQTLSYLTDVIGPRLTGSPNLKRANEWTKEKLTSWGLQNGRLHAWGPFGRGWSLKRFSAQVIEPQGIPLIAFPKAWSPGFDTPLTADVVYIDAATEADLKKYEGKLKGAIVLASPGRELKAHFEAQAFRVDEAGLLRMANAAPPGAGTVPTVPPPSRSTSQTSPERRAAALAAAQLASRRVPFIVKEGAALIVDPSRRGDGGTMFLASASIPSTGGGFFSRSSPWATNAGNIPPQIVMSDEHYNRLVRMAQAGEKLKMHVELQVQYHNDDLMAYNTIAEIPGTDLKDEIVMLGAHMDSWHSGTGATDNGCGVAVCMEAVRIIQAAGLKPRRTIRIGLWTGEEQGLLGSRAYVRDTFGTVTTITNAPPATKDGDKKDEKKAEAKTDAKADAKAEAKADDKGGEKGGKRFGGGFGQGGPGRSNSRLVTKPEYDKFAGYFNLDNGSGRIRGVYMQGNEAVRPIFRQWLAPFRDMGADTLTANLTGGTDHLSFDGIGLPGFQFIQDDLEYFTRTHHSSMDVYDRAQPDDLRQASVIMASFVFNTAMAKDKLPRKPAPAPRR from the coding sequence ATGCCTCTGACATCACCGTCCGTTTGCCGGAATTCCACGCCCGCAAACCGCGCCCTCCGCGGCGGCTTCGCGCTCGCGCTCATCGTTTTGCTCCCGCTGGCGCCGGCGCGCGCTCAACAGCCCGCGCCGAACGCCGACGCGCCCACCAACGCGCTCGCGTTCCGCATCACGAACACGAACGACCCCATCGAGCGCATCAAGGACGAGGGCCTCAACCGCTCGCAGGTCATGCAGACGCTCAGCTACCTCACGGACGTGATCGGCCCGCGACTGACCGGTTCGCCCAATCTCAAGCGCGCGAACGAGTGGACAAAGGAGAAGCTCACGTCGTGGGGCTTGCAAAACGGCCGGCTTCACGCGTGGGGCCCGTTTGGCCGCGGCTGGTCGCTCAAGCGGTTCTCCGCGCAAGTCATCGAGCCGCAGGGCATCCCGCTCATCGCGTTCCCCAAGGCGTGGTCGCCGGGCTTTGACACGCCGCTCACTGCGGATGTCGTTTACATCGACGCCGCCACCGAGGCCGACCTCAAGAAATACGAGGGCAAGCTCAAGGGCGCGATTGTGCTCGCGAGCCCCGGCCGCGAACTGAAGGCCCACTTCGAAGCGCAAGCCTTCCGGGTGGACGAAGCCGGCCTGCTCCGCATGGCGAACGCCGCGCCGCCCGGCGCCGGAACCGTGCCGACCGTCCCGCCGCCGAGCCGCTCCACGAGCCAGACTTCGCCCGAGCGACGCGCCGCCGCGCTTGCCGCCGCCCAGCTCGCCTCGCGCCGTGTGCCGTTCATCGTGAAGGAAGGCGCCGCGCTCATCGTGGACCCGAGCCGCCGCGGCGATGGCGGCACCATGTTCCTCGCGTCCGCCAGCATTCCGAGCACCGGCGGCGGCTTCTTCTCGCGCTCCTCGCCGTGGGCCACGAACGCGGGCAACATCCCGCCGCAGATCGTGATGTCCGACGAGCATTACAACCGCCTCGTGCGCATGGCGCAGGCCGGCGAGAAGCTGAAAATGCACGTCGAGTTGCAGGTGCAGTATCACAACGACGACCTCATGGCCTACAACACCATCGCCGAGATTCCCGGCACGGATCTGAAGGATGAGATCGTGATGCTGGGCGCACACATGGATTCCTGGCACAGCGGCACCGGCGCCACCGACAACGGCTGCGGCGTCGCCGTCTGCATGGAAGCCGTGCGCATCATCCAGGCCGCCGGCCTCAAGCCGCGCCGCACCATCCGCATCGGCTTGTGGACGGGCGAGGAGCAAGGCTTGCTCGGCTCGCGCGCCTATGTCCGCGACACCTTCGGCACCGTCACCACCATCACGAACGCACCGCCGGCCACGAAGGACGGCGACAAGAAAGACGAGAAAAAAGCCGAAGCCAAAACCGACGCCAAGGCCGACGCCAAGGCCGAAGCCAAGGCCGACGACAAGGGCGGTGAGAAGGGCGGCAAGCGATTCGGCGGCGGCTTCGGACAGGGCGGACCCGGACGCTCCAACTCGCGGCTCGTGACCAAGCCCGAATACGACAAGTTCGCCGGCTACTTCAACCTCGACAACGGCTCCGGGCGCATCCGCGGCGTTTACATGCAGGGCAACGAGGCCGTGCGCCCCATCTTCCGGCAGTGGCTTGCGCCCTTCCGCGACATGGGCGCGGACACGCTCACCGCCAACCTCACCGGCGGCACTGACCACCTGAGCTTCGACGGCATCGGCCTGCCGGGATTCCAGTTCATCCAGGACGACCTCGAATACTTCACCCGCACACACCACTCGAGCATGGACGTCTACGACCGCGCGCAACCCGACGACCTCAGGCAAGCCTCCGTCATCATGGCGTCGTTCGTCTTCAACACCGCGATGGCGAAGGACAAGCTCCCGCGCAAACCGGCCCCCGCGCCCCGGCGGTAG
- the waaF gene encoding lipopolysaccharide heptosyltransferase II: MHDRVATDRLRHRHHPGQDSRRRASRAPRRTPRTGQVTPGVQRRVYLPVNILLLKPSSLGDVVQALPVLRLLRLRFPGAAIHWWISAELSPLLEGDRDLTGLVRFHREHWTSPLKWAAPIRSVRAVRAMKFDWVIDLQGLARSGAFAWLSGANLAIGIELQREAAHGFYDIAVPRPSPDAHAVDWYLAVLRALDVPVHWNFEWLPARPEIAAAVRQRIPADAARLVALVPGARWENKRWPVGNFADLARQLAARDPAARFVILGSRGDAPLGEAIHRAAPGRCRNLAGQTTLPEMVEWLRCCDAVVTNDTGPMHIAAALRKPVVSLFGPTSPARTGPYGQLGRALRHPLPCAPCMKSDCSNPRALECLHAVTPDRVCGAVLALAVPDAAT, translated from the coding sequence ATCCACGATCGAGTTGCGACGGATCGACTACGACATCGCCACCACCCAGGCCAAGATTCGCGCCGCCGGGCTTCCCGAGCGCCTCGCCGAACGCCTCGCACTGGGCAAGTGACGCCCGGCGTTCAGCGCCGCGTCTACCTGCCGGTGAACATCCTCCTCCTCAAACCCAGCTCCCTCGGTGACGTCGTCCAGGCGCTGCCCGTCCTGCGGCTGCTCCGGCTCCGGTTTCCCGGGGCGGCCATCCACTGGTGGATTTCCGCCGAGCTGAGCCCGCTGCTCGAAGGCGACCGCGACCTCACCGGCCTCGTGCGGTTTCACCGCGAGCACTGGACGTCGCCGCTCAAGTGGGCCGCGCCCATCCGCAGCGTCCGCGCGGTTCGCGCGATGAAGTTTGACTGGGTCATCGACTTGCAAGGGCTCGCCCGCAGCGGCGCATTTGCATGGCTCTCGGGCGCGAACCTCGCCATCGGCATCGAGCTCCAGCGCGAAGCCGCGCACGGATTCTACGACATCGCCGTGCCCCGCCCGTCGCCCGACGCCCACGCGGTGGACTGGTATCTCGCGGTGCTCCGCGCGCTCGACGTGCCGGTGCACTGGAACTTCGAATGGCTTCCCGCACGGCCCGAAATCGCAGCGGCCGTGCGCCAACGGATCCCCGCGGACGCCGCGCGGCTCGTGGCGCTCGTGCCCGGCGCGCGGTGGGAAAACAAACGCTGGCCCGTCGGCAACTTCGCCGACCTCGCCCGTCAACTCGCGGCGCGCGATCCGGCGGCGCGTTTCGTCATCCTCGGCAGCCGCGGGGACGCGCCGCTCGGCGAGGCGATCCACCGCGCCGCGCCCGGCCGGTGCCGGAATCTCGCGGGCCAGACGACGTTGCCCGAGATGGTCGAGTGGCTGCGCTGCTGCGATGCCGTGGTCACAAACGACACCGGCCCGATGCACATTGCCGCCGCGCTGCGCAAACCCGTTGTCTCGCTCTTCGGCCCCACGTCGCCCGCGCGCACGGGCCCCTACGGCCAGCTCGGGCGCGCGCTGCGCCATCCGTTGCCTTGCGCCCCGTGCATGAAATCCGATTGCTCGAATCCCCGCGCGCTCGAGTGCCTTCACGCCGTCACGCCGGACCGCGTGTGCGGCGCCGTGCTCGCGCTCGCGGTTCCTGACGCCGCCACCTAG
- a CDS encoding acylphosphatase — protein MSRSCVKVSYSGRVQGVGFRHTVRSLAAGYELAGTIRNLPDGTVELVAEGTRDELEAFQEAIRDSGLGRFIENETARWHEARSQLRGFEIVR, from the coding sequence ATGAGCCGCAGTTGCGTGAAGGTGAGTTACTCGGGCCGGGTGCAGGGCGTCGGATTTCGCCACACGGTCCGGTCGCTCGCCGCGGGATACGAACTGGCTGGAACGATCCGGAATCTGCCCGACGGCACGGTGGAACTGGTTGCCGAAGGGACGCGGGACGAACTCGAGGCTTTCCAGGAAGCCATCCGTGATTCAGGCCTCGGCCGGTTCATCGAGAACGAGACGGCCCGGTGGCATGAAGCGCGCAGCCAGTTACGCGGATTCGAAATCGTGCGGTGA
- a CDS encoding metallophosphoesterase family protein, whose protein sequence is MRYAILADIHGNLEALQAVLEDCKQQKVTHYCCLGDVVGYNANPKECLDYIKGTGIPVVKGNHDEYCSVAAALDGFNPHAAEAVAWTRAQLTEEDTQWLRDLRYIRLVASFTIVHATLDGPKRWGYVFDKLAAASSFTYQNTAVCFFGHTHVPVAFIRDSQVRGGTYSKFKVEPGKKYFVNVGSIGQPRDGNPRAAYVVYDLDESTIELRRIDYDIATTQAKIRAAGLPERLAERLALGK, encoded by the coding sequence ATGAGATACGCCATCCTCGCCGACATCCACGGCAACCTCGAGGCACTCCAAGCCGTCCTCGAGGACTGCAAGCAGCAAAAGGTCACCCACTACTGCTGCCTCGGCGACGTGGTCGGCTACAATGCCAATCCCAAGGAGTGCCTCGACTACATCAAGGGCACCGGCATACCCGTCGTGAAAGGCAACCACGACGAATACTGCTCGGTCGCAGCCGCGCTCGATGGCTTCAATCCCCACGCCGCCGAAGCCGTTGCATGGACCCGCGCGCAACTCACTGAGGAGGACACGCAATGGCTCCGCGACCTGCGCTACATCCGGCTCGTGGCTAGTTTTACAATCGTCCACGCGACGCTCGACGGCCCCAAACGCTGGGGCTACGTGTTTGACAAGCTTGCGGCCGCCTCCAGCTTCACCTACCAGAACACCGCCGTGTGCTTCTTCGGTCACACCCACGTGCCCGTCGCATTCATCCGCGACAGCCAGGTCCGCGGCGGCACCTACTCCAAGTTCAAGGTCGAGCCGGGCAAGAAATACTTCGTGAACGTCGGCTCCATTGGTCAGCCGCGCGACGGCAATCCCAGGGCGGCCTACGTCGTGTATGACCTCGACGAATCCACGATCGAGTTGCGACGGATCGACTACGACATCGCCACCACCCAGGCCAAGATTCGCGCCGCCGGGCTTCCCGAGCGCCTCGCCGAACGCCTCGCACTGGGCAAGTGA
- a CDS encoding VOC family protein codes for MNQPGKPRVRYAHTNLIARDWQAMVTFYCEVFGCEPVSSERDHHGPHIDSLTAMPGARIRGRHIRLPGHGANGPTLEIFTYNDPLPAPPAALNRPGFAHLAFEVDNVEATRADILSRGGRDVGGLVTMDIQGAGLLTLVYMADPEGNIVELQKWH; via the coding sequence ATGAACCAGCCCGGCAAGCCGCGCGTCCGCTACGCGCACACCAACCTCATCGCCCGCGACTGGCAGGCGATGGTGACGTTCTACTGCGAAGTGTTCGGCTGCGAACCGGTCAGCTCCGAGCGCGACCACCACGGGCCGCACATTGACTCGCTCACGGCCATGCCGGGCGCGCGCATCCGCGGGCGGCACATCCGGCTTCCCGGCCACGGCGCGAACGGACCGACGCTCGAAATCTTCACCTACAACGACCCGTTGCCCGCGCCCCCGGCGGCGCTGAACCGGCCGGGTTTCGCGCACCTCGCCTTCGAGGTCGACAACGTGGAGGCGACACGCGCGGATATCCTCTCGCGCGGCGGCCGCGACGTCGGCGGGCTGGTGACGATGGACATCCAGGGCGCGGGACTGCTCACGCTCGTTTACATGGCGGACCCGGAGGGGAACATCGTCGAGTTGCAGAAGTGGCACTGA